The Tubulanus polymorphus chromosome 1, tnTubPoly1.2, whole genome shotgun sequence genome contains a region encoding:
- the LOC141915224 gene encoding sodium- and chloride-dependent glycine transporter 1-like: protein MSDGGFYRVPRSGESSCSLAKIVENDFTDKIHYKQCLATDQANSHTIEKGNTKKVPKERGNWGGQLEFILTCIGYAVGLGNVWRFPYLCYKNGGGAFLIPYVIMLLFVGLPLFFMELSFGQFASLGPISVWKINPLFKGMGWAMIIVTFCISLYYNVIVAYCLYYLFASMTSVLPWSTCGNEWNSEYCTNDINDNVVKNVTYLNNATLEIENGTVTTLYNCSTAAIENALATINTTTTTLVANCTEKQTAINSSTEEYFYNKVLGLTDDFSVTGKLKWELSLCLLLAWIVVFLVLIKGIQTLGKVVYFTALFPYVLLTALLIQGCTLEGSIDGILYYVTPQWDRLLDGEVWKDAGVQIFYSMGIAQGTLITMSSYNPFNNNCLRDALIVPFINCGTSIYAGFVIFSVLGFMAHEKHTTVADVARGGPGLAFIVYPEAVAKMPLFPPLWAILFFIMMVMLGFSSQFSMMETVISAISDEYKRTLRTTTKRTIIFRAAICTIAFLLGLPMCLEDINVSLLIFG, encoded by the exons ATGTCCGATGGTGGGTTTTATCGTGTACCGAGAAGCGGTGAAAGTAGCTGCAGTTTAGCGAAAATagtagaaaatgattttactgataaaatTCACTACAAACAG tGCCTTGCAACTGACCAGGCTAACAGCCACACCATCGAAAAGGGAAACACTAAAAAAGTGCCAAAAGAACGTGGAAATTGGGGAGGACAACTGGAGTTTATTCTGACGTGTATAGGATATGCCGTAGGTTTAGGAAATGTCTGGAGATTTCCATATCTCTGTTACAAAAATGGAGGAG GTGCCTTTTTGATACCATACGTCATAATGTTGTTATTTGTCGGTCTTCCATTGTTTTTTATGGAGCTTTCGTTCGGTCAATTTGCTAGTCTCGGTCCGATATCCGTCTGGAAAATAAACCCATTATTCAAAG GTATGGGTTGGGCAATGATAATAGTGACgttttgtatttcattgtATTATAACGTCATTGTGGCATATTGTCTGTACTATCTTTTCGCGTCGATGACTTCGGTTCTACCGTGGTCAACATGTGGTAACGAATGGAACAGCGAGTACTGTACGAACGACATCAATGATAATGTCGTTAAAAACG TTACTTATTTGAATAATGCCACACTCGAAATCGAAAATGGCACAGTTACCACACTCTATAACTGTAGCACTGCTGCAATTGAGAATGCGCTTGCAACTATCAATACAACGACAACTACGTTGGTAGCAAACTGCACAGAAAAACAGACAGCAATCAACTCGTCGACAGAAGAATATTTCTA TAACAAAGTACTTGGCCTAACTGACGATTTTTCTGTAACTGGCAAGTTGAAATGGGAGTTGAGTCTATGTTTGCTCTTGGCCTGGATTGTTGTGTTCCTCGTGTTGATCAAAGGAATACAAACGTTAGGCAAG GTGGTATATTTCACTGCGTTATTCCCGTATGTTTTGCTGACGGCTCTTCTCATCCAAGGCTGCACACTAGAAGGTTCAATTGATGGTATACTGTACTACGTAACCCCTCAATGGGATAGACTTCTCGATGGCGAG GTGTGGAAGGATGCAGGAGTTCAGATCTTCTATTCTATGGGTATTGCCCAGGGTACCTTGATTACAATGTCAAGCTATAATCCCTTTAATAATAATTGTCTCAG agaTGCTCTAATCGTGCCGTTTATAAACTGCGGTACGAGTATCTACGCCGGGTTCGTAATATTCTCAGTTCTCGGATTCATGGCCCACGAGAAGCACACGACCGTTGCTGATGTCGCCAGAGGAG GACCTGGTTTAGCCTTCATCGTTTACCCAGAAGCTGTTGCTAAAATGCCTCTATTTCCACCATTGTGGGCGATACTATTCTTCATCATGATGGTCATGCTCGGATTCAGCTCACAG TTTTCTATGATGGAAACGGTGATCAGCGCGATTTCTGATGAATACAAGAGAACGCTAAGAACGACGACGAAAAGGACGATCATATTTAGAGCCGCTATTTGCACCATAGCATTTTTACTCGGTTTGCCAATGTGTTTAGAG GATATAAACGTTTCGCTGCTGATATTCGGTTGA